One Malus sylvestris chromosome 14, drMalSylv7.2, whole genome shotgun sequence DNA segment encodes these proteins:
- the LOC126600301 gene encoding kinesin-like protein NACK1 isoform X1, translating to MTVKTPGTPASKVDRTPASTPASKIDRTPVSTPGGPRAKEEKIVVTVRLRPLNKREQLAKDQVAWDCLDDNTIVYKPPPQERSVQPAPFTFDKVFGPTSLTEAVYEEGVKNVALSSLMGINATIFAYGQTSSGKTYTMRGITEKAVIDIYNHIINTPERDFTIKISGLEIYNENVRDLLNSESGRSLKLLDDPEKGTVVEKLVEETASNDQHLRHLISICEAQRQVGETALNDNSSRSHQIIRLTIESTLRENSDCVRSFVASLNFVDLAGSERASQSLADGARLREGCHINLSLMTLTTVIRKLSSGKRSGHIPYRDSKLTRILQHSLGGNARTAIICTLSPALSHFEQSRNTLFFATRAKEVTNNARVNMVVSDKQLVKHLQKEVARLEAELRTPDPLREKELKIQQMEMEIEELRRQRDRAQSQVLELQQKLQEDPQGSNPSGIPHPSVKKCLSYTGVLSTKPDKKDIGPGDRARNLRQSMRQSSTAPFTLMHEIRKLEHLQEQLGEEANRALEVLQKEVACHRLGNQDAAETIANLQAEIREMRSVRSVPKEVELGTVVATNKSVSANLKEEITRLHSQGSTIENLEEQLESVQKSIDKLVMSLPSNYQECNIEASSKPKKESKKKKCLPLASSNIANRQNFIRSPCSPLSASRQIAESETENRAPENDDIVSGEIQPESEKGTPTKNEECGDVSSKESTPTGYRRSSSVNMKKMQKMFQNAAEENVRNIRTYVTELKERVAKLQYQKQLLVCQVLELEANEAAGYNLENDEDTCETEEPQVSWQITFKEQRQQIIELWDLCFVSIIHRTQFYLLFKGDPADQIYMEVELRRLTWLQQHLAELGDASPAHVGDEPRVSLSSSMRALKREREFLAKRLSSRLTAEERDALYMKWDVPLEGKHRKLQFVNKLWQDPHDPRHIQESAEVVAKLVGFCESGNLSREMFELNFVLPSDRRPWMMGWNQISNLLNL from the exons ATGACTGTCAAAACTCCTGGAACACCGGCTTCAAAAGTAGACAGGACACCAGCATCAACACCGGCTTCAAAAATAGACAGGACACCAGTCTCAACTCCGGGCGGGCCAAGAGCTAAGGAGGAGAAGATTGTTGTCACGGTGCGATTAAGGCCTCTAAACAAAAGAGAGCAACTAGCAAAAGACCAAGTTGCGTGGGACTGCCTCGATGACAACACGATTGTTTATAAGCCCCCACCTCAAGAACGCTCAGTTCAACCGGCCCCATTCACATTTG ATAAAGTTTTCGGTCCTACTTCCTTAACGGAAGCAGTATACGAGGAAGGAGTGAAAAATGTCGCCTTGTCTTCTTTGATGGGCATCAATG CAACTATATTCGCTTATGGGCAAACGAGCAGTGGGAAGACATACACAATGAGAGGGATAACAGAGAAAGCCGTCATTGATATCTACAATCATATAATCAAT ACTCCGGAGAGAGACTTTACAATAAAAATCTCTGGACTTGAAATATACAACGAGAATGTGAGGGACCTGCTAAATTCTGAATCAGGTCGTAGTTTGAAGCTTCTAGATGATCCAGAG AAAGGTACCGTGGTTGAGAAGCTGGTGGAGGAAACTGCAAGCAATGATCAGCATTTGAGACATTTAATCAGCATTTGTGAAGCCCAAAGACAAGTTGGTGAAACTGCTTTAAATGATAACAGCTCCCGGTCTCATCAGATAATAAGACTG ACAATTGAAAGTACACTCCGTGAGAATTCAGATTGCGTGAGATCTTTCGTGGCAAGCCTG AACTTTGTCGATCTGGCTGGAAGCGAAAGAGCTTCACAATCACTTGCAGATGGTGCTAGGCTCAGGGAAGGTTGCCACATCAACCTTAGCTTGATGACACTCACAACTGTCATTAGAAAGCTCAG CAGTGGGAAAAGAAGTGGTCATATACCCTATCGAGACTCAAAGCTCACTCGCATATTGCAGCATTCTCTAGGTGGGAATGCACGCACAGCCATCATATGCACCTTGAGTCCGGCATTGAGCCATTTTGAACAATCTCGCAATACGCTCTTCTTTGCCACCAGGGCAAAGGAAGTAACAAATAACGCTCGTGTGAATATG GTTGTTTCGGACAAACAGCTAGTGAAACATTTGCAGAAGGAAGTAGCGAGGCTGGAAGCAGAGCTGCGCACCCCTGACCCATTAAgggaaaaagaattgaaaattcagCAG ATGGAAATGGAGATTGAAGAATTGAGACGCCAAAGAGATCGTGCTCAGTCTCAGGTGCTTGAATTACAGCAAAAACTTCAGGAGGATCCACAG GGTTCAAACCCTTCTGGAATACCCCATCCCTCTGTGAAGAAATGTCTCTCATACACCGGTGTTCTATCAACAAAACCCGACAAAAAGGATATAGGCCCTGGTGATAGAGCAAGAAATTTGAGGCAGTCTATGAGGCAATCATCAACTGCTCCTTTCACACTAATGCATGAAATCCGCAAACTTGAACACCTGCAAGAACAGCTTGGGGAAGAAGCAAATCGAGCTCTGGAAGTATTACAAAAGGAGGTGGCTTGTCATAGGCTAGGCAACCAAGATGCAGCTGAAACAATTGCCAATCTGCAAGCGGAAATAAGAGAAATGCGTTCTGTCAGATCAGTGCcaaaagaagttgaacttgGAACTGTAGTTGCTACTAACAAGAGTGTAAGTGCTAATCTCAAGGAAGAGATTACGAGACTTCATTCACAGGGCAGCACGATTGAAAATCTTGAGGAACAGCTAGAAAGTGTTCAGAAGTCAATAGATAAATTGGTGATGTCTCTTCCTAGCAATTATCAAGAGTGTAATATTGAGGCATCCTCCAAGCCTAAGAAGGAGTCCAAAAAGAAGAAGTGTCTACCTTTGGCCTCAAGTAACATTGCCAACCGACAAAATTTCATCAGATCACCTTGCTCACCTCTATCAGCTTCTCGGCAAATTGCAGAATCTGAAACTGAAAATAGGGCTCCTGAGAATGATGATATTGTGTCCGGTGAGATTCAACCAGAGTCTGAGAAGGGTACTCCGACAAAGAATGAAGAATGTGGAGATGTCTCATCAAAGGAAAGCACTCCAACAGGTTATCGGCGTTCTAGTTCAGTAAACATGAAGAAAATGCAGAAGATGTTCCAAAATGCAGCAGAAGAGAACGTAAGAAACATTAGAACATATGTAACGGAACTGAAAGAGCGGGTGGCCAAACTGCAGTACCAAAAGCAGCTACTAGTTTGCCAG GTTCTGGAGCTGGAAGCAAATGAAGCTGCCGGGTACAATTTAGAGAATGACGAGGACACATGTGAGACTGAGGAGCCCCAAGTCTCGTGGCAAATAACTTTCAAGGAACAAAGACAGCAGATCATTGAGTTATGGGATTTGTGCTTTGTCTCCATCATTCATAGGACAcaattttatttgttgtttAAAGGTGACCCAGCTGATCAAATCTACATGGAAGTGGAGCTTAGACGGTTGACATGGCTGCAACAGCATCTCGCAGAACTTGGGGATGCTAGCCCTGCTCATGTGGGAGACGAACCCAGAGTTTCGTTGTCATCAAg CATGAGAGCGCTAAAGCGCGAAAGAGAGTTCCTTGCGAAGAGGTTGTCTTCACGCTTGACAGCAGAGGAGAGAGATGCATTGTACATGAAATGGGATGTCCCGCTTGAAGGAAAGCACAGGAAGCTGCAGTTTGTGAACAAGCTTTGGCAAGATCCCCATGATCCCAGGCACATCCAGGAGAGTGCTGAAGTAGTTGCAAAGCTTGTTGGCTTCTGCGAAAGTGGAAACCTGTCGAGAGAGATGTTTGAGCTCAATTTTGTGCTCCCATCTGATAGGAGGCCATGGATGATGGGCTGGAACCAGATTTCCAACCTTCTCAATTTGTGA
- the LOC126600301 gene encoding kinesin-like protein NACK1 isoform X2, producing MTVKTPGTPASKVDRTPASTPASKIDRTPVSTPGGPRAKEEKIVVTVRLRPLNKREQLAKDQVAWDCLDDNTIVYKPPPQERSVQPAPFTFDKVFGPTSLTEAVYEEGVKNVALSSLMGINATIFAYGQTSSGKTYTMRGITEKAVIDIYNHIINTPERDFTIKISGLEIYNENVRDLLNSESGRSLKLLDDPEKGTVVEKLVEETASNDQHLRHLISICEAQRQVGETALNDNSSRSHQIIRLTIESTLRENSDCVRSFVASLNFVDLAGSERASQSLADGARLREGCHINLSLMTLTTVIRKLSGKRSGHIPYRDSKLTRILQHSLGGNARTAIICTLSPALSHFEQSRNTLFFATRAKEVTNNARVNMVVSDKQLVKHLQKEVARLEAELRTPDPLREKELKIQQMEMEIEELRRQRDRAQSQVLELQQKLQEDPQGSNPSGIPHPSVKKCLSYTGVLSTKPDKKDIGPGDRARNLRQSMRQSSTAPFTLMHEIRKLEHLQEQLGEEANRALEVLQKEVACHRLGNQDAAETIANLQAEIREMRSVRSVPKEVELGTVVATNKSVSANLKEEITRLHSQGSTIENLEEQLESVQKSIDKLVMSLPSNYQECNIEASSKPKKESKKKKCLPLASSNIANRQNFIRSPCSPLSASRQIAESETENRAPENDDIVSGEIQPESEKGTPTKNEECGDVSSKESTPTGYRRSSSVNMKKMQKMFQNAAEENVRNIRTYVTELKERVAKLQYQKQLLVCQVLELEANEAAGYNLENDEDTCETEEPQVSWQITFKEQRQQIIELWDLCFVSIIHRTQFYLLFKGDPADQIYMEVELRRLTWLQQHLAELGDASPAHVGDEPRVSLSSSMRALKREREFLAKRLSSRLTAEERDALYMKWDVPLEGKHRKLQFVNKLWQDPHDPRHIQESAEVVAKLVGFCESGNLSREMFELNFVLPSDRRPWMMGWNQISNLLNL from the exons ATGACTGTCAAAACTCCTGGAACACCGGCTTCAAAAGTAGACAGGACACCAGCATCAACACCGGCTTCAAAAATAGACAGGACACCAGTCTCAACTCCGGGCGGGCCAAGAGCTAAGGAGGAGAAGATTGTTGTCACGGTGCGATTAAGGCCTCTAAACAAAAGAGAGCAACTAGCAAAAGACCAAGTTGCGTGGGACTGCCTCGATGACAACACGATTGTTTATAAGCCCCCACCTCAAGAACGCTCAGTTCAACCGGCCCCATTCACATTTG ATAAAGTTTTCGGTCCTACTTCCTTAACGGAAGCAGTATACGAGGAAGGAGTGAAAAATGTCGCCTTGTCTTCTTTGATGGGCATCAATG CAACTATATTCGCTTATGGGCAAACGAGCAGTGGGAAGACATACACAATGAGAGGGATAACAGAGAAAGCCGTCATTGATATCTACAATCATATAATCAAT ACTCCGGAGAGAGACTTTACAATAAAAATCTCTGGACTTGAAATATACAACGAGAATGTGAGGGACCTGCTAAATTCTGAATCAGGTCGTAGTTTGAAGCTTCTAGATGATCCAGAG AAAGGTACCGTGGTTGAGAAGCTGGTGGAGGAAACTGCAAGCAATGATCAGCATTTGAGACATTTAATCAGCATTTGTGAAGCCCAAAGACAAGTTGGTGAAACTGCTTTAAATGATAACAGCTCCCGGTCTCATCAGATAATAAGACTG ACAATTGAAAGTACACTCCGTGAGAATTCAGATTGCGTGAGATCTTTCGTGGCAAGCCTG AACTTTGTCGATCTGGCTGGAAGCGAAAGAGCTTCACAATCACTTGCAGATGGTGCTAGGCTCAGGGAAGGTTGCCACATCAACCTTAGCTTGATGACACTCACAACTGTCATTAGAAAGCTCAG TGGGAAAAGAAGTGGTCATATACCCTATCGAGACTCAAAGCTCACTCGCATATTGCAGCATTCTCTAGGTGGGAATGCACGCACAGCCATCATATGCACCTTGAGTCCGGCATTGAGCCATTTTGAACAATCTCGCAATACGCTCTTCTTTGCCACCAGGGCAAAGGAAGTAACAAATAACGCTCGTGTGAATATG GTTGTTTCGGACAAACAGCTAGTGAAACATTTGCAGAAGGAAGTAGCGAGGCTGGAAGCAGAGCTGCGCACCCCTGACCCATTAAgggaaaaagaattgaaaattcagCAG ATGGAAATGGAGATTGAAGAATTGAGACGCCAAAGAGATCGTGCTCAGTCTCAGGTGCTTGAATTACAGCAAAAACTTCAGGAGGATCCACAG GGTTCAAACCCTTCTGGAATACCCCATCCCTCTGTGAAGAAATGTCTCTCATACACCGGTGTTCTATCAACAAAACCCGACAAAAAGGATATAGGCCCTGGTGATAGAGCAAGAAATTTGAGGCAGTCTATGAGGCAATCATCAACTGCTCCTTTCACACTAATGCATGAAATCCGCAAACTTGAACACCTGCAAGAACAGCTTGGGGAAGAAGCAAATCGAGCTCTGGAAGTATTACAAAAGGAGGTGGCTTGTCATAGGCTAGGCAACCAAGATGCAGCTGAAACAATTGCCAATCTGCAAGCGGAAATAAGAGAAATGCGTTCTGTCAGATCAGTGCcaaaagaagttgaacttgGAACTGTAGTTGCTACTAACAAGAGTGTAAGTGCTAATCTCAAGGAAGAGATTACGAGACTTCATTCACAGGGCAGCACGATTGAAAATCTTGAGGAACAGCTAGAAAGTGTTCAGAAGTCAATAGATAAATTGGTGATGTCTCTTCCTAGCAATTATCAAGAGTGTAATATTGAGGCATCCTCCAAGCCTAAGAAGGAGTCCAAAAAGAAGAAGTGTCTACCTTTGGCCTCAAGTAACATTGCCAACCGACAAAATTTCATCAGATCACCTTGCTCACCTCTATCAGCTTCTCGGCAAATTGCAGAATCTGAAACTGAAAATAGGGCTCCTGAGAATGATGATATTGTGTCCGGTGAGATTCAACCAGAGTCTGAGAAGGGTACTCCGACAAAGAATGAAGAATGTGGAGATGTCTCATCAAAGGAAAGCACTCCAACAGGTTATCGGCGTTCTAGTTCAGTAAACATGAAGAAAATGCAGAAGATGTTCCAAAATGCAGCAGAAGAGAACGTAAGAAACATTAGAACATATGTAACGGAACTGAAAGAGCGGGTGGCCAAACTGCAGTACCAAAAGCAGCTACTAGTTTGCCAG GTTCTGGAGCTGGAAGCAAATGAAGCTGCCGGGTACAATTTAGAGAATGACGAGGACACATGTGAGACTGAGGAGCCCCAAGTCTCGTGGCAAATAACTTTCAAGGAACAAAGACAGCAGATCATTGAGTTATGGGATTTGTGCTTTGTCTCCATCATTCATAGGACAcaattttatttgttgtttAAAGGTGACCCAGCTGATCAAATCTACATGGAAGTGGAGCTTAGACGGTTGACATGGCTGCAACAGCATCTCGCAGAACTTGGGGATGCTAGCCCTGCTCATGTGGGAGACGAACCCAGAGTTTCGTTGTCATCAAg CATGAGAGCGCTAAAGCGCGAAAGAGAGTTCCTTGCGAAGAGGTTGTCTTCACGCTTGACAGCAGAGGAGAGAGATGCATTGTACATGAAATGGGATGTCCCGCTTGAAGGAAAGCACAGGAAGCTGCAGTTTGTGAACAAGCTTTGGCAAGATCCCCATGATCCCAGGCACATCCAGGAGAGTGCTGAAGTAGTTGCAAAGCTTGTTGGCTTCTGCGAAAGTGGAAACCTGTCGAGAGAGATGTTTGAGCTCAATTTTGTGCTCCCATCTGATAGGAGGCCATGGATGATGGGCTGGAACCAGATTTCCAACCTTCTCAATTTGTGA
- the LOC126600305 gene encoding non-specific lipid-transfer protein 2, whose protein sequence is MKASYSSYIAIALCTVLVLLLATAPVSTAVTCNAIQLSPCAGAITSSTPPSTLCCSKIKEQKPCLCQYLKNPNLKKLVNTPNARKVASTCGTPFPKC, encoded by the coding sequence ATGAAGGCATCATATTCTTCCTACATTGCAATTGCATTGTGCACTGTGTTGGTGCTGCTGCTGGCCACAGCGCCGGTGTCAACGGCTGTAACATGCAACGCCATTCAACTTAGCCCCTGCGCCGGAGCAATCACCTCTTCAACTCCACCGTCGACATTATGCTGCAGCAAGATCAAGGAACAGAAGCCCTGCCTCTGCCAGTACCTCAAGAACCCTAACCTCAAGAAGCTTGTCAACACCCCAAATGCGAGGAAAGTTGCCAGCACCTGTGGCACTCCCTTCCCTAAGTGCTAG
- the LOC126600302 gene encoding L-Ala-D/L-amino acid epimerase-like, giving the protein MGSIGFSLHSPFSSLLLCSAPHSTRNPRKPKPFSKFTPKMALATPTSFGFSSLLETFTVNVQRAENRPLNVPLTAPFTIATSRLERVENVAVRVELSNGCVGWGETPILPFVTAEDQHTAMVKAKEACEFLLRSPAMTLGSVLGEIGGILPGHEFASVRAGVEMALIDAVCMSIGVPLWRLFGGASNTITTDITIPIVSAAEAATLASKYREEGFKTLKLKVGKNLNSDIEVLRAIRAVHPDCYFILDANEGYNSNEAIQVLDKLHEVGVSPLLFEQPVHRDDWKGLGNVYHVAKDKYGVSVAADESCRSLDDVKKIVEENLADVINIKLAKVGVVRALEIIEVAKAAGLNLMIGGMVETRLAMGFAGHLAAGMGCFKFVDLDTPLLLSEDPVLEGYEVSGAVYKFRNARGHGGFLHWDNIA; this is encoded by the exons ATGGGCTCAATTGGGTTTTCTCTTCACTCACCGTTCAGCTCTCTGCTCCTCTGCTCTGCTCCTCATTCCACTCGAAACCCCAGAAAACCAAAACCCTTTTCAAAATTCACCCCAAAAATGGCTCTGGCCACCCCTACCAGTTTTGGGTTCAGCAGTCTGCTCGAGACGTTCACGGTGAACGTGCAGAGAGCAGAGAATCGGCCTCTGAACGTGCCGCTGACTGCGCCGTTCACGATTGCGACTTCGCGGCTGGAGAGGGTGGAGAATGTGGCGGTCCGGGTTGAGTTGAGTAACGGGTGCGTGGGGTGGGGTGAAACTCCGATTTTGCCCTTTGTGACTGCAGAGGATCAGCATACTGCCATGGTTAAGGCTAAGGAAGCTTGCGAGTTCTTGCTTCGAAGTCCGGCGATGACGTTGGGTTCGGTTTTGGGGGAGATTGGTGGGATTCTTCCTGGACATGAGTTTGCTTCT GTTAGGGCAGGAGTTGAGATGGCGTTAATTGATGCAGTTTGTATGAGTATCGGTGTCCCTTTGTGGAGACTGTTTGGTGGAGCTTCAAACACCATAACTACTGATATAACA ATTCCGATTGTTTCTGCAGCAGAAGCTGCTACATTGGCTTCAAAGTACCGTGAAGAAGGGTTTAAAACTTTAAAGCTTAAGGTGGGAAAGAATTTGAATTCAGACATAGAAGTCCTTCGAGCCATACGTGCTGTTCACCCCGATTGCTATTTTATCTTGGATGCTAACGAAGGATATAACTCCAACGAAGCTATCCAAGTTCTTGATAAATTACATG AGGTGGGAGTGAGTCCTCTTCTCTTCGAACAACCGGTCCATAGAGATGATTGGAAAGGCCTCGGAAATGTTTACCACGTTGCGAAAGACAAATATGGAGTATCAGTTGCAGCTGATGAGAGCTGTCGAAGTTTAGATGATGTTAAGAAAATAGTGGAAGAAAATCTTGCCGATGTGATTAACATTAAACTTGCTAAAGTTGGGGTTGTTCGAGCCCTTGAAATCATCGAGGTAGCAAAGGCAGCGGGATTGAATTTGATGATCGGTGGTATGGTTGAGACTAGACTGGCCATGGGTTTTGCTGGCCATCTTGCTGCTGGCATGGGGTGCTTTAA GTTTGTTGACCTAGACACGCCCTTGCTGCTATCAGAAGATCCGGTTCTGGAGGGTTACGAAG TTTCGGGTGCGGTTTATAAGTTCAGAAATGCTAGAGGCCATGGTGGATTTCTGCACTGGGACAATATTGCTTG A
- the LOC126600019 gene encoding reticulon-like protein B9 has translation MHRKPGLVYSSDSDDNGEIRSAKLFGRERPIHHVLGGGKVADVLLWRNRNVSAALLIAMTVIWFLFEVAEYNFMTLFCHISISTLMVIFIWRTAAEIFGFRPPMIPQMILHENTFKQVASTVHKRLNHFISRVLDSASGGDFPFFFLTIICLYILSLIGTYFSSLNLLYLGFICLETLPFLYERFEEDVDRLAGKISREIKRSYRKFVSQFLNQIPRGPVKDKKIR, from the exons ATGCATAGAAAGCCGGGATTAGTGTACTCGTCCGATTCTGATGACAATGGTGAAATCCGCAGTGCAAAGTTATTCGGACGTGAAAGGCCGATTCATCATGTTCTTGGAGGCGGAAAAG TTGCGGATGTGTTGTTGTGGAGGAACCGAAATGTATCAGCTGCGCTTTTGATTGCCATGACGGTAATCTGGTTTCTTTTCGAGGTTGCCGAGTACAATTTCATGACGCTCTTCTGTCACATCTCGATTTCCACATTGATGGTAATCTTCATATGGCGTACGGCTGCAGAAATATTCGGATT TCGGCCGCCTATGATACCACAAATGATATTACATGAAAACACATTCAAACAAGTAGCTTCCACTGTCCATAAAAGATTAAACCACTTCATATCAAGGGTCCTTGACAGTGCAAGTGGAGGAGACTTCCCATTCTTCTTCTTG ACAATCATCTGTCTCTATATTTTGTCTCTGATCGGAACCTATTTCAGCTCTCTGAATCTTCTTTACTTGG GGTTCATCTGCTTGGAAACGCTACCATTCCTCTACGAGCGATTTGAGGAAGACGTTGATCGTTTAGCCGGAAAAATCAGCAGAGAGATAAAGAGATCGTACAGAAAATTTGTTTCTcagtttctcaaccaaattcctaGAGGTCCAGTGAAAGACAAGAAAATCAGATGA
- the LOC126600426 gene encoding uncharacterized protein LOC126600426 gives MRRTLLSNLSLCTRNRLLSPQTFNPNPTPSLVPLARSTRSLLSRFFSSDGDSSAEGPNPAADSSLIPTKKKDASVEVKNVNNKELKERIDKYFKGDEEALPEILEAILQRRLAGKHEETDDELIDELQMQPLDDVKDQEFESDFEELYDTDEEIDDLYNAKDIVMNRMSKDEYFNMDAKKWDDIVEDAIKHGIMKDTKECEAILEDMLSWDKLLPDDMKRKVEEKFNDLGDKCEGGELQPEEAYELFKEFEDEIVMEYLQKMEADGPPQFDEDVSDKKDLADPPGEGPILRWQTRVVFAPGGDSWHPKNRKVKLSVTVKELGLSKHQFRRLRDLVGKRYNPGKDELTITSERFEHREENRKDCLRTLLSLIEEAGKANKLAEDARVSYVKERLRANPAFMERLHNKTMRLQGKSAVPA, from the exons aTGAGACGAACTCTGCTGagtaatctctctctctgcactcGCAATCGCCTTCTCTCTCCTCAAACATTCAACCCAAATCCTACCCCCTCACTCGTCCCACTCGCCCGTTCGACTCGGTCCCTGCTCAGCCGGTTCTTCTCCTCGGACGGCGACTCCTCCGCCGAAGGCCCCAATCCGGCTGCTGATTCGAGCTTGATCCCAACCAAAAAGAAAGATGCCTCCGTCGAAGTCAAGAACGTCAATAACAAAG AGCTGAAGGAGCGGATAGATAAATATTTTAAGGGTGATGAGGAGGCGCTCCCGGAGATACTCGAAGCGATTCTGCAGAGGAGATTGGCTGGGAAGCACGAGGAAACAGATGATGAGCTGATTGATGAATTGCAAATGCAGCCATTGGATGATGTTAAGGACCAAGAGTTTGAATCGGATTTTGAGGAATTGTACGACACGGATGAAGAGATTGATGACTTGTATAACGCAAAGGATATAGTAATGAATAGGATGTCAAAAGATGAGTACTTCAACATGGATGCCAAGAAGTGGGATGATATTGTTGAGGATGCAATTAAGCACGGGATTATGAAGGATACAAAGGAGTGTGAGGCGATTCTCGAGGATATGCTTAGCTGGGATAAACTCCTGCCAG ATGACATGAAAAGGAAGGTAGAAGAGAAGTTCAATGACTTGGGGGATAAGTGTGAAGGAGGGGAGCTTCAACCTGAAGAAGCTTATGAGTTGTTCAAGGAGTTTGAGGATGAGATTGTCATGGAATATTTGCAGAAGATGGAAGCCGACGGCCCCCCACAATTTGATGAGGATGTGTCTGACAAGAAGGATCTGGCTGACCCACCAGGCGAAGGGCCAATCCTTAGGTGGCAAACACGGGTAGTCTTTGCTCCTGGTGGTGATTCCTGGCATCCCAAGAATAGAAAAGTGAAACTGTCTGTTACAGTGAAAGAACTCGGGCTTTCAAAGCATCAATTCCGTCGGCTCAGAGACTTGGTTGGAAAGCGGTACAATCCCGGGAAAGATGAGCTTACAATTACTAGTGAGAG GTTTGAACACCgagaagaaaatagaaaggATTGCCTTAGGACACTTCTCTCCCTCATTGAGGAAGCTGGGAAGGCTAACAAACTGGCTGAGGATGCTCGAGTTTCGTATGTCAAGGAGAGATTAAGAGCAAATCCCGCATTCATGGAGAGGCTGCACAACAAGACCATGAGATTGCAAGGAAAGAGTGCAGTACCTGCTTGA
- the LOC126599369 gene encoding E3 ubiquitin-protein ligase RDUF2-like — MPILTESSTAGAEHMKWRRPRTQFTQPISETDPATSLLQSTRCKPTISSLLLSSFTTTTTTDNNEALPSSLTMKKKTNFPSSTFRGLGCAASASQQVSVPEVIRNSADWKGKKVKKKKQKKSAAAKGSASNEKNEYRDVGDGGPTFGINSATCMDFQDVWCGPGIGFSAETAGSVDCVVARRNGSGRGRIAADNNKMSSHRERPCLARRNVSPETLSFLDSEPDFVSSRRETEVFGSRCFRHVRHPSPEDLAEIMLFQSSLMMGGRLDRFRDWRLDVDSMSYEQLLELGERIGYVSTGLKEDEINRCLRKIKLPMSSDASPHSSGKGDSKCIICQEEYEADDEMGKLPCGHNFHLQCIKQWLAQKNTCPFCKVEALSRC; from the exons ATGCCTATTCTCACAGAGAGCTCAACAGCAGGAGCAGAGCACATGAAATGGAGAAGACCCAGAACCCAATTCACCCAACCCATTTCAGAAACGGATCCAGCCACCTCACTCCTCCAATCCACCCGCTGTAAACCCACCATCTCCTCCCTTCTCCTCTCCAGcttcaccaccaccacaactaCCGACAACAACGAAGCCTTACCTTCAAGCCTTACGATGAAGAAAAAGACAAACTTTCCCTCGTCGACGTTCCGAGGCCTGGGCTGCGCCGCATCCGCCTCGCAGCAAGTCTCGGTGCCGGAGGTGATTCGGAACTCCGCTGATTGGAAGGgaaagaaggtgaagaagaaaaAGCAGAAGAAGAGCGCCGCCGCCAAGGGCAGCGCAAGCAATGAGAAGAATGAATACAGGGATGTCGGTGATGGTGGGCCCACCTTCGGTATAAATTCTGCAACATGTATGGATTTTCAGGATGTCTGGTGCGGCCCCGGAATTGGGTTCTCGGCGGAAACTGCCGGCTCGGTGGATTGCGTGGTGGCGAGGAGGAATGGCTCCGGCAGAGGCAGGATTGCTGCGGACAATAATAAGATGAGCAGCCACAGGGAG CGTCCTTGTTTAGCAAGGCGAAACGTGAGCCCGGAAACCCTCTCGTTTCTGGATTCCGAACCGGATTTTGTCTCGAGCCGCCGTGAAACGGAGGTGTTTGGAAGTAGGTGTTTTCGGCATGTCCGGCATCCATCCCCCGAAGACCTTGCAGag ATTATGCTGTTTCAAAGTAGTCTTATGATGGGTGGAAGACTAGATAGATTTCGTGACTGGAGACTCGATGTCGATAGCATGTCATATGAG CAACTGCTTGAGTTGGGTGAGAGAATTGGTTACGTGAGTACTGGATTAAAAGAAGATGAGATTAACCGCTGCCTTCGGAAGATTAAGCTTCCAATGTCAAGTGACGCGTCGCCACATTCATCTGGGAAAGGAGATAGCAAATGCATCATTTGTCAG GAGGAGTACGAAGCAGATGACGAGATGGGCAAGCTGCCCTGCGGACACAACTTCCACCTACAATGTATAAAACAGTGGCTTGCACAGAAGAATACTTGCCCATTTTGCAAGGTCGAAGCATTATCTAGATGCTAG